A window of Desulfovibrio desulfuricans DSM 642 contains these coding sequences:
- a CDS encoding ABC transporter ATP-binding protein gives MSAFNTDCQKQEPSCGAAPHVPDVLDVRDLRVVQRANGQALVHGVNFTLAAGACLGIVGESGSGKTLTCRSIMGLLPPTLAGEGTAVFNGIDLVHAPAERMRQLRGSKIAMVLQQPMTAFDPLYTMGAQFRETLTAHGAYTAGQADDLAVTMFGRVRLDAPQEVLRSYPHELSGGMLQRCMIALALALEPQIIVADEPTTALDAETQFEVVQRFLELRAQCNTAMIFVSHDLGVVQRLADAVLVMKDGRCVEYGSAETVFNAPQHEYTQYLIRTRLALTRGFEAMLERAHA, from the coding sequence GTGAGCGCGTTCAATACAGATTGCCAGAAGCAGGAGCCGTCCTGCGGCGCAGCACCCCATGTGCCCGATGTCCTTGATGTGCGCGATCTGCGCGTGGTGCAGCGCGCAAACGGGCAGGCGCTTGTGCACGGCGTGAACTTTACGCTTGCCGCCGGGGCCTGCCTTGGCATTGTGGGCGAAAGCGGCAGCGGCAAAACCCTGACCTGCCGCAGCATCATGGGCCTTTTGCCGCCCACGCTTGCGGGTGAGGGCACGGCTGTTTTTAACGGTATTGATCTTGTGCATGCCCCGGCGGAGCGGATGCGCCAGCTCCGGGGCAGCAAGATTGCCATGGTGCTGCAACAGCCCATGACAGCCTTTGACCCCCTGTACACCATGGGGGCGCAGTTTAGGGAAACCCTGACTGCGCATGGGGCGTACACCGCCGGGCAGGCAGATGATCTGGCCGTAACCATGTTCGGGCGCGTGCGCCTTGACGCGCCGCAGGAAGTTTTGCGCAGCTACCCGCACGAGCTTTCAGGCGGCATGCTGCAACGCTGCATGATTGCTCTGGCATTGGCCCTTGAGCCGCAGATCATCGTTGCCGACGAACCCACCACGGCACTGGATGCGGAAACGCAGTTTGAGGTCGTGCAACGGTTTCTGGAACTGCGGGCACAGTGCAATACCGCCATGATCTTTGTTTCGCACGATCTGGGCGTGGTGCAGCGTCTGGCAGATGCCGTACTTGTGATGAAGGATGGCCGCTGCGTGGAATACGGCTCTGCGGAAACCGTGTTTAACGCGCCGCAGCACGAATATACGCAGTATCTCATCCGCACGAGGCTTGCGCTGACGCGGGGTTTTGAAGCCATGCTGGAGCGCGCCCATGCTTGA
- a CDS encoding aspartate ammonia-lyase — protein sequence MSSGKAHSVNSGVQPGVAQPSAQPYRQESDALGAVDVPLSAYWGVHTARALANFPLSGRAVRPELVRAMALVKLACCRANEELGYLPQPEAQAIADACREVAHGGLAHAFVVDALQGGAGTSTNMNMNEVLANRAEELLGGSFGSYARIAPLRHVNLHQSTNDVYPTAVRVAALFLLKDLELAIAALQSAFQEKELAFRHILKVGRTQLQDAVPVTLGMECSAWAECLSRDRWRVFKCAERLRVVNLGGTAVGTGITAPRKYIFLVIEKLREVTGLGLSRAENLVDATQNVDPLVEVSGILKAHAVNLFKICADLRLLSSGPSAGIGELKLPARQAGSSIMPGKVNPVICEAASQAALRVVADDSAVTQAAFMGQLELNAFMPLLADCLLGSMHLLAQANTMLAENCVQGLEADEAACARHLGRSFATVTALVPVLGYALAGEIAAQAHKNGQSVRAVVLERGLIKAEDVDKLLSAEAATALGHR from the coding sequence ATGAGTAGTGGCAAGGCACACTCCGTCAACTCCGGCGTGCAGCCGGGCGTTGCACAGCCTAGTGCGCAGCCGTACAGGCAGGAATCGGACGCACTGGGCGCAGTGGATGTCCCACTGTCGGCATACTGGGGCGTGCATACGGCCCGTGCGCTGGCAAATTTCCCACTTTCGGGCCGTGCCGTGAGGCCGGAGCTTGTGCGGGCAATGGCGCTCGTCAAGCTGGCCTGCTGCCGCGCCAACGAGGAGCTTGGCTATCTGCCCCAGCCCGAGGCGCAGGCCATTGCCGATGCCTGCCGCGAGGTTGCCCATGGCGGTCTGGCTCATGCCTTTGTGGTGGATGCCCTGCAAGGCGGCGCGGGAACCTCCACCAATATGAATATGAACGAGGTACTTGCCAACCGGGCCGAAGAACTGCTTGGGGGCAGCTTTGGCTCTTACGCCCGCATAGCTCCCCTGCGGCATGTGAACCTTCACCAGTCCACCAACGATGTGTACCCAACTGCGGTGCGGGTTGCCGCCCTGTTTCTGCTCAAGGATCTGGAACTGGCCATTGCAGCCCTGCAATCTGCCTTTCAGGAAAAAGAACTGGCCTTTCGCCATATTCTCAAGGTGGGCCGCACCCAGTTGCAGGATGCCGTGCCCGTGACTCTTGGCATGGAGTGTTCCGCTTGGGCGGAATGCCTCTCGCGCGACCGCTGGCGCGTGTTCAAGTGCGCGGAGCGGCTGCGCGTGGTCAACCTTGGCGGCACGGCGGTGGGCACGGGCATAACCGCCCCCCGCAAATACATTTTTCTGGTGATCGAAAAGCTGCGCGAGGTCACGGGGCTGGGCCTCTCGCGGGCAGAAAATCTGGTGGACGCCACGCAGAATGTTGATCCACTGGTTGAAGTTTCCGGCATCCTTAAAGCCCATGCAGTAAATTTATTCAAAATTTGCGCTGACTTGCGATTGCTTTCATCCGGCCCCTCGGCGGGAATAGGCGAGCTTAAACTGCCAGCAAGGCAGGCGGGGTCAAGCATCATGCCGGGCAAGGTCAACCCCGTAATCTGCGAGGCCGCATCACAGGCCGCTCTGCGGGTCGTGGCCGATGACAGCGCCGTGACCCAGGCCGCATTTATGGGGCAACTGGAGCTTAACGCATTCATGCCGCTGCTGGCGGATTGCCTGCTTGGCAGCATGCATCTGTTGGCGCAGGCCAATACCATGCTGGCCGAAAATTGCGTGCAGGGCCTTGAGGCTGACGAAGCCGCCTGCGCCCGGCATCTTGGCAGGTCATTTGCCACGGTTACTGCGCTTGTGCCAGTGCTTGGCTATGCGCTTGCGGGCGAAATAGCCGCCCAGGCGCACAAAAACGGGCAGAGCGTGCGCGCGGTGGTGCTGGAGCGGGGCCTGATTAAGGCGGAGGATGTGGACAAGCTGCTCAGCGCAGAGGCCGCAACGGCCCTTGGGCACAGGTAG
- a CDS encoding class I SAM-dependent methyltransferase has product MSQYATDTACATPDAMSVPGPTLTGRIENYWSRRAESYGEIRRHELACEKKSLWLAEIMPHLPEARPLRILDVGTGAGFFAILLAEQGHCVCGVDMTQAMLDEGSALARQAGCDVAFQRMDACCLEFESASFDAVISRNLTWTLQDAAAAYREWNRVLRPGGVLLNFDADYGSVSFLDLADQHVGINDDMMRECENIRRQLPLSSESRPVWDVQTLRNSGFSDCWCDHGLSARIYAHRDETYNPVPMFALRAIK; this is encoded by the coding sequence ATGAGCCAATACGCTACAGATACAGCCTGCGCCACTCCGGATGCCATGTCCGTCCCCGGCCCGACGCTCACGGGCCGCATAGAAAACTACTGGTCGCGCCGGGCCGAAAGCTACGGCGAAATACGGCGTCATGAGCTTGCCTGTGAGAAAAAATCCCTGTGGCTGGCGGAAATCATGCCCCATCTGCCAGAGGCAAGGCCATTGCGCATCCTTGATGTGGGCACCGGGGCCGGATTTTTTGCCATTCTGCTGGCAGAACAGGGCCATTGCGTCTGCGGCGTGGACATGACCCAGGCCATGCTGGACGAAGGCTCGGCCCTTGCCCGGCAAGCCGGGTGCGATGTGGCCTTTCAGCGCATGGATGCCTGTTGCCTTGAGTTTGAATCCGCAAGTTTTGACGCTGTGATTTCGCGCAACCTCACCTGGACGCTTCAGGATGCCGCCGCCGCGTACCGGGAGTGGAACCGCGTGCTGCGGCCCGGCGGGGTGCTCTTGAATTTTGACGCTGACTACGGCTCGGTTTCTTTTCTGGATCTGGCGGATCAGCATGTGGGCATAAATGACGACATGATGCGTGAATGCGAAAACATTCGCCGCCAGTTGCCGCTCAGTTCCGAATCCCGCCCGGTATGGGACGTGCAGACCCTGCGCAACTCCGGTTTTTCAGACTGCTGGTGCGACCACGGCCTGAGCGCGCGCATCTACGCCCACCGCGATGAAACCTACAATCCTGTGCCCATGTTTGCCCTGCGGGCGATCAAGTAG
- a CDS encoding ABC transporter ATP-binding protein — protein MLEVRNICKSYGKGGLWNPQPKSVLHDVSFHIPVGATVGLVGESGSGKSTLSRIVLGLERPSSGTVLLEGQSVGQWLRRNPGRMSVVFQDYTTSVNPAYTIRGIIREPLLACGRGAGSDRAVLALMDRVALAANLADRLPHEVSGGQLQRVCIARAIATDPRFVVFDEAISSLDVSVQTRILDLLRELKGNMTYFFIAHDLQAVTYLCDDILFMHQGRIVEQASGTGLAGVSHPYAQKLVSSAILFRSAWNG, from the coding sequence ATGCTTGAGGTAAGAAATATCTGCAAAAGCTATGGCAAGGGCGGATTGTGGAATCCCCAGCCCAAATCTGTTCTGCATGACGTGAGTTTTCACATACCAGTGGGCGCGACCGTGGGGCTGGTGGGCGAGAGCGGCAGCGGCAAAAGCACGCTGAGCCGCATTGTTCTCGGGCTGGAGCGCCCAAGCAGCGGCACGGTATTGCTAGAAGGGCAGAGTGTGGGCCAGTGGCTGCGGCGCAATCCTGGCCGCATGAGCGTGGTTTTTCAGGATTACACAACCTCGGTCAATCCGGCCTACACCATCCGCGGCATCATCCGTGAGCCTTTGCTGGCCTGCGGCAGAGGTGCTGGGTCGGACAGGGCAGTGCTTGCGCTCATGGACCGCGTGGCCCTTGCCGCAAACCTTGCAGACCGCTTGCCCCATGAGGTCAGCGGCGGTCAGTTGCAGCGGGTGTGCATTGCCCGCGCCATCGCCACGGATCCCCGCTTTGTGGTCTTTGACGAGGCCATCAGCTCGCTGGATGTTTCGGTGCAGACCCGCATTCTTGACCTGCTGCGCGAGCTCAAGGGCAACATGACCTATTTTTTCATAGCGCACGACCTCCAGGCCGTGACCTATCTGTGCGATGATATTCTTTTTATGCATCAGGGCCGCATTGTGGAACAGGCCTCGGGCACAGGGCTGGCTGGCGTTTCGCACCCCTATGCGCAAAAACTGGTGAGTTCGGCAATCCTGTTTCGTTCGGCCTGGAATGGCTGA